Below is a window of Edaphobacter bradus DNA.
GGAGCGCAGGAAGGCCTTCGCCCCGGTGAGTACCCGCGCGTCGATCGGCAGGCGCGTCATGAATAGCGGCGCGGCGGCGATGATGCTGTACAACACGGCGGCGAGCACGGCGGCGAGGATGAGGCCGTGATAAAGCCAGCGGTTGGCCTCGTCGTAGCGGCCCGCTCCGTGTGACTGCGAGAGGTAGGTGTCAAGGCTAAGCAGGACTCCGGCGATGCCGAAGGCGAGCGTGTTGTAGAGGACCTGTCCGAGCGCAGCAGCCGAGATGGAGAGCGCGGGGTTCTGCATGTGCCCAACCATGACGGTGTCGACGATGCCCATGGACATCCAGCCCAGCTCGGCTGCGATGAGGGGAAGGGCTAGGGTGAGGACGGGCCGGATTTGCTGGCGGACGGTCATGGCTGCGGTACCTCCCCCCCTACCTTTTGCGCAAAGTATTCGAAACAGAAAACTTAGCCTGGTACTTCGATGTGCCCAGGCTTGTGGAAGTCACAAAAAGAAAGCCCCGGAGTCCGGGGCTTCTGCCTTCGATTGATGTTCTTATTCTATCGGATCGAGTGGGGTAAATCGGCACTCTATAAGCCTTTCTTTTTGATTCAGATAGGCCCTTTGGGGACTTGACAGCGAGATTTGCTGAGGTTTCTGAGGCTTTTTCCTGTGAAAATTTGGGCGGGCGCAAATTTCGGCCTCTCGCGTTGGGTTGCGGTGATTGGAGAGCTGGGGGTCTTATCCTGCCGAAAAGTTCGATTTCAGTTGACGAGACGGATCTCGTCGCCGGGGCGAATCGTGCCCTCAACCAGAACCGCGGCGTAGATTCCGGCCTTCCCCTCGTGCTCTCGAGCGACCCGTTTCATAACCTCCGGGTTGGGCTCGACGGTGTCGGGGTCGAGGGTGATCATCTTGCAGCGTGGGTCCCGGTCCACGATAGCGAGCATGACCTTGTCGCCGATGCTGAGGGTGTGGCCGACGAACTGATCTTCGGTGAAGCCTTCGCTGCTGCCGAGGTCGAGGTAGAGATTGGCGCGGAAGCGGCGCTTGTCGAGCGGAATGCCCAGCTCATCGCCAAGCCGCTCGACGGTTTGGAGGGAGAAGAGCGAGAGCGGGCGGCAGTCGGTGAGGGAGCGGTCCGAGCGCATGAGGCGAAGGTGATGGCGTTCGCGGAGGCCCTTGCTCAACAGATGAAGGAGAGCTGGGTCATCGATGGCGATGGTGGTCCCATCGGGTGTCTGGACATCCACAGTGAGATCGTCCGGGCTGGCATAGACGGGAGTGACGCCGGGGGCGAGTGCCTCTGCCTCGTTTTGATTTTCGGGCTTCGTCGCCCGGTCGGGGTTGCGAAACCGAGGCTGGAAGAGGAGCATGTGTTCCCGTTCGCGGCCGGTGAGATAGGGAAATCCTGCGGGGGCTCCATCGTCGTGGAAGGCGTAGATGCGATCGCCGTAGATGCCGGAGAAGCCCGCAAAGGCGCTCTCCAGCTGTTGGCCGCGCATGCTCTTGACAGGGTAACGCCACAGGCTTTCAACCGTTCCTACGGTTTTCATAAGAGGCCCCTCCTGTGGGGAGCGATTTTAGACCTTTTTGCGGGACGGACGAGACTGTTACGAAACTCGTTTCACGGGTCTGGACGTCAGTCCTATTCGTCTCTGATCTGAATGACGAAGATCCCCAGAAAAATTGGGGGACTGAGTCATTCAGCTACATGCGTCGACATTATTAAAGGCCAAATCCTCGGCTGACATCAGCACCCAACCAATCTGGCCGGTGCACGTCTTGACCTTTGCCCACCATTGATACGAAGGGGGTGGTCCACCATAAGCGGGATCAATTTCGATGGCTTTTCCCTTAAACCATACCAGCCAATATCCCTCTCCGACCGGATGCAAGAGATACACGATAGAACCTGCAGGAATCATCTGACGCTTACCGGGAACACTATCAGCGTACGGACCATTTTCCGTAAGTTGAAAGCGCAGAGGCTTTGTATGGACTTCTCCAGTAATAGCTGAGACTTGTTCTCCATCGCCGATCCGAGCAATAGAACGCCCTCCTGGCTGATCCAGTAAACTCAGAGGTCGCAGGGCCGTCCAATTTCGATATACGCAACACTCAAACGGACATGCCCCCTTACTAACATAGACCTTTGGCGGTGCACTTCTCTGTTGAGAAAACACTACGTTTGCGGTCAATACAAACAGCAGTCCAACGTTGGGTAGTGTTTTCATTGCCTTGATCATCCAATGTATCTTACCCAAACTACTGTCACGGTGGTGCGCGAAAGGCGTTGAATTCCACCTTCGATGACGGCTCAATGAGATGAAACGCCGCCACCTGAGGACCTGTTCTCCATGCGCCTCTTATACCGCAGCTGCTGGCCCGGTAAAGGCGGCGGACCATCCCATTAGTAGTAATTCTGTAGTCACTGCGGCGTGATGATTCCTCCTACGGGGAGGCTTGTGGGCAGGGTTCCTGGTCGGCGGAGGTGCATGGCCTCGGCGGTCATGTCGGTGTACTTTAGGCCGGCTCCGGTGTTGAAGAGGACGACCTTGTCGGTTGGCTTGAGCTCGCCTGAGGCGAGGAGCTGGTCGTAGGCGGCGGTGGCGGCGGCTCCTTCGGGTGAAAGGAAGATGCCTTCGTGTTTCGCCCAGTCGAGGATGCTGGCAAGTATCTTCTCGTCGTCGGTGGCGATGGCTTTGCCGCCGGACTGGGCGAGGATGTCGAGGATGATGTAGTCGCCGTAGGGCTTGGGGACGCGGAGTCCGGCGGCGAAGGTGGCGGCGTTCTGGAAGAACTCGCTGGCGGGCTTGTGTTCGTCGAAGGCTTTGACGACGGGAGCGCAGCCGGAGGCTTGGAGGGCGTACATCTTTGGACGTTTGCCAGAGACCCAGCCGAGGGCTTCCATCTCTTCGAAGGCCTTCCACATGCCGATGAGGCCTACGCCTCCGCCGGTGGGGTAGAAGACGGCGTCGGGGTAGGTCCAGCCGAGCTGTTCGACTAGCTCGTAGCCCATGGTTTTCTTGCCCTCGACGCGGAAGGGCTCTTTGAGGGTCGAGATGTCGAACCAGGTTTCGCTGGCGGGTGTGCCCGCTTCCTTCTGGGCCTTGATCCGCTCGCCTACGATACGGGCGCAGTCGCTGATGAGGCCGTCGACCATGGTGACGTCGGCTCCGTAGGCGATGCCTTCGACGTAGTTGGCGAAGGGAACGTCCTGGGGCATGAAGATGTGGGCCGCGATTCCGGCGGCTGCGGCATAGGCGGCGAGGGCTCCGGCGGCGTTGCCCGCCGAGGGGACGGCGAGGTGCTTGAGGCCGTAGTGCTTCGCCATGGTGACGGCGAGGCCGAGGCCGCGGGCCTTGAAGGTTCCGGTCGGGTTGGCTCCTTCTTCCTTAATGTAGAGGCTGGAGTAACGCTTGCTCTTGAGCATGGGCGTCCAGCCTTCGCCGAGCGTGACCGGGGCGACCGGATTGTCAGGCGCACCGCTGGGCAGGACGCTCGAGTAGCGCCACATGCCGAGGCTCGCCGGGCTGGCGGCGGCCCTGGCGGCTATGTCGTCGCGCTTTGCGGTCTTTTTGAGCTGGTCCATGTCGTAGTGGACGTAGAGGGAGCCGGCGCAGACGGGGCAGAGCGTCTGCGGGGTGTCAGCCGAGACGTGGTGGTGGCAGCGAGAGCACTCGAGATAGGCGATTGTGGGCATAAGTTTCCATCGTACTAAACTGCTGTCCCCTCCACTGGTGTGGAATTGCGTAAAGAATTCATTGCAAGCACTTTATGCGTGGACTTCCCCTGTAAAGTATTCAATTCAAATGCCTTATGGGTAAAGTATTACAAATAAGCGGGTTGTTGGATTGAATGAGAGAGCCCCGGATTTGGCCGGGGCTTTCTGTTTCCTGTCTGTTTCTATTTTAGCGGGTTGATGGGAACTACTCTGCCACTTGGAAGTTGTTTGTTTTGATTGGGTTGGGTGGTTTGGGGGCTTGACAGGATTTCTGTGGAAATCTGGGGGAAGCGGGTTGCGAGTCAGCGGGTTAGTAAAAAGCAAAAGCAGATCCCCCGTTCGACTTCGCTCGGGGCAGGCTATTCGGGATGACAACAAGAAAAGCAAAGGCGAACGCGAAGGACGCAAAGGGAACGCAGAGTGCGCGAAGGTAACGACGGAAAAGCGAAGCCCACGCCGCTTGGTTGGGCGTGGGCTTTTGTGTCTAAGCGTGTATCCGGTTAGTCGATGGAGATCTTGCGCAGGAGTTTGAAGTCGGAGAGCATTTTGCCGGTTCCGAGGACGACGGAGGCCAGGGGGTCGTCGGCGATCGAGACGGGCAGGCCGGTTTCTTCGCGGATGCGGCGGTCGAGGTTCTTGATGAGGGCGCCGCCGCCGGTGAGGACGATACCGCGGTCGGAGATGTCGGCGGAGAGCTCGGGCGGGGTGCGCTCGAGGGCAACTCGAATGGCGTTGATGATTGTGGCAATGCACTCTGAGAGGGCTTCGCGGATCTCGGAGTCGTCGATAGTGATGGTCTTGGGTACGCCCTCGATGAGGTTGCGGCCCTTGACCTCCATCGAGAGCGGCTTGTCGAGCGGGTAGGCGGAGCCGAGTTGCATCTTGATCTGCTCGCCGGTGCGCTCGCCGATGAGGAGGTTGTACTTGCGCTTGAGGTAGGTGATGACGGCCTCGTCCATCTGGTTGCCGGCCATGCGGACGGAGCGGGAGTAGACGATTCCGGCGAGCGAGATGACGGCGATGTCGGTTGTGCCTCCACCGATGTCAACGACCATGTTTCCGCCGGGCTCGGTGATGGGAAGGCCGGCGCCGATGGCGGCGACCATGGCCTGTTCAACGAGGTGAACTTCGGAGGCCTTGGCGCGGTAGGCGGAGTCCATGACGGCTCGCTTTTCTACCTGGGTGATCTCAGAGGGCACGCCGATGACGATGCGGGGGTGCACCATCATCTTGCGGTTGTGCGCCTTCTGGATGAAGTAGTTCAGCATCTTCTCGGTGTGGCGGAAGTCGGCGATGACGCCGTCCTTCATGGGCTTGATGGCGACGATGTTGCCGGGGGTCCGGCCGAGCATTTCCTTAGCCTCTTTGCCGACGGCCTCAACTTCGTTGGTGACCTTGTTGACGGCGATGATGGAGGGCTCGTTGACGATGATGCCCTTGCCCGCGGCAAAGACGAGGGTGTTGGCCGTGCCGAGGTCGATGGCAAGATCGCTCGAAAAAAGGCTGAATAGGGACCGCATATTGTGGATGCGGGAGTAACGCGTCTGAAAGTTGTTGGAAGACATTCGGCTGGATCAATCCTGATGAACGAGGTATTACCGCTATTGTAAGGCCTGAGGGCAGAGGCCGCCCCAATGAGCCGCTTACGGAAGGCCACCTTATGGTTAGCACCGTTTGGATTGTGGAGCCAAGAAAATCCTGCGATTGTGCGAGGGGGAACCTGAGTGGTCAGGTTGACGTCTGGGTAGCTGAGAGAAACGGAGGCCCGCAGAGAGGGTGCCACAAGAACGTCCGGCAAGTAGATACAATCAGATGCGGAGTGTAATCAAAAATGATTATTGGTGTACCGAAGGAAGTAAAGGATCGCGAGAGCCGCGTAGGCGTAACCCCAGCCGGAGTCAAGGCGCTGGTTGAGGCCGGCCACAAGGTTCTGGTGGAGCACAATGCCGGAGCGCTCTCGGCGATGCCGGATGACGAGTATCAGGCGGCCGGAGCGGAGATTGTAGCCTCGGCGGATGACGTTTGGGCGAAGGCCGAGATGGTCGTGAAGGTGAAGGAGCCGGTCGAGGAGGAGTACAAGTACTTCCGCGAGGGCCTGGTGTTGTTTACGTACCTGCACCTTGCTCCGCTGACGGAGCTGACGAATGCTCTGCTGAAGAAGAAGGTCGTCGGCATCGCCTATGAGACGGTGGTCGACCGGTTTGGAGCGCTGCCTCTGCTGACTCC
It encodes the following:
- a CDS encoding MOSC domain-containing protein is translated as MKTVGTVESLWRYPVKSMRGQQLESAFAGFSGIYGDRIYAFHDDGAPAGFPYLTGREREHMLLFQPRFRNPDRATKPENQNEAEALAPGVTPVYASPDDLTVDVQTPDGTTIAIDDPALLHLLSKGLRERHHLRLMRSDRSLTDCRPLSLFSLQTVERLGDELGIPLDKRRFRANLYLDLGSSEGFTEDQFVGHTLSIGDKVMLAIVDRDPRCKMITLDPDTVEPNPEVMKRVAREHEGKAGIYAAVLVEGTIRPGDEIRLVN
- a CDS encoding rod shape-determining protein, giving the protein MSSNNFQTRYSRIHNMRSLFSLFSSDLAIDLGTANTLVFAAGKGIIVNEPSIIAVNKVTNEVEAVGKEAKEMLGRTPGNIVAIKPMKDGVIADFRHTEKMLNYFIQKAHNRKMMVHPRIVIGVPSEITQVEKRAVMDSAYRAKASEVHLVEQAMVAAIGAGLPITEPGGNMVVDIGGGTTDIAVISLAGIVYSRSVRMAGNQMDEAVITYLKRKYNLLIGERTGEQIKMQLGSAYPLDKPLSMEVKGRNLIEGVPKTITIDDSEIREALSECIATIINAIRVALERTPPELSADISDRGIVLTGGGALIKNLDRRIREETGLPVSIADDPLASVVLGTGKMLSDFKLLRKISID
- a CDS encoding threonine synthase, whose protein sequence is MPTIAYLECSRCHHHVSADTPQTLCPVCAGSLYVHYDMDQLKKTAKRDDIAARAAASPASLGMWRYSSVLPSGAPDNPVAPVTLGEGWTPMLKSKRYSSLYIKEEGANPTGTFKARGLGLAVTMAKHYGLKHLAVPSAGNAAGALAAYAAAAGIAAHIFMPQDVPFANYVEGIAYGADVTMVDGLISDCARIVGERIKAQKEAGTPASETWFDISTLKEPFRVEGKKTMGYELVEQLGWTYPDAVFYPTGGGVGLIGMWKAFEEMEALGWVSGKRPKMYALQASGCAPVVKAFDEHKPASEFFQNAATFAAGLRVPKPYGDYIILDILAQSGGKAIATDDEKILASILDWAKHEGIFLSPEGAAATAAYDQLLASGELKPTDKVVLFNTGAGLKYTDMTAEAMHLRRPGTLPTSLPVGGIITPQ